One Tolypothrix bouteillei VB521301 DNA window includes the following coding sequences:
- the tilS gene encoding tRNA lysidine(34) synthetase TilS, which produces MPSSTSWTPLHAKTHRTIRSRRLLERDRRLLVAVSGGQDSLCLIKLLLDLQPKWGWHLAIAHCDHRWRTDSEANAIHVENQALTWGIPFYLQTANSPPSSEATARDWRYQVLSKIASENKFDCIVTGHTASDRAETLLYNLIRGTGADGLQALTWQRLLFEKILLVRPLLDVTRTQTGQFCRDFQLSIWEDSTNLDLKYARNRIRQEVLPYLQENFNPQVESALAQTAEILQAEVDYLEQAACQLRKEAMFERKHEGDGETVCSSSLFLKLNRRVLQKAPLALQRRVMRQVLLEVLVIAPSFEQIEKLTALIAAPNRSQTDPFPGGAIARVQDDWIMFE; this is translated from the coding sequence CGATCGACGACTGTTAGTGGCTGTTTCAGGTGGACAAGACTCGCTGTGTTTGATAAAGCTACTCTTAGATTTACAACCCAAATGGGGATGGCATTTAGCCATCGCTCATTGCGATCATCGCTGGCGTACTGACTCCGAAGCGAATGCAATTCATGTCGAAAACCAAGCTTTGACTTGGGGAATTCCATTTTATTTACAAACTGCCAATTCACCTCCAAGTAGTGAAGCAACGGCGCGTGATTGGCGCTATCAAGTGTTGAGCAAGATTGCTAGTGAAAATAAATTTGATTGTATCGTTACAGGTCATACGGCAAGCGATCGCGCTGAAACTCTCCTTTATAATTTAATTCGCGGGACTGGTGCAGATGGGTTGCAAGCATTAACTTGGCAACGCTTGCTTTTTGAGAAGATTTTGCTTGTGCGTCCGCTTTTAGATGTGACTCGCACTCAAACAGGGCAATTCTGCCGGGATTTTCAGCTTTCTATTTGGGAAGATTCAACTAATCTTGACTTGAAATATGCCCGCAATCGTATTCGGCAAGAAGTGCTACCATACTTGCAAGAAAATTTCAATCCTCAAGTTGAATCAGCTTTAGCTCAAACTGCTGAAATTTTACAAGCAGAAGTCGATTATTTAGAACAAGCTGCTTGTCAGTTACGAAAAGAGGCAATGTTTGAAAGAAAACATGAGGGGGATGGGGAAACGGTTTGTTCTTCCTCGCTTTTTCTCAAATTAAATCGTCGTGTCTTGCAAAAAGCTCCCCTGGCCTTGCAGAGGCGGGTGATGCGCCAAGTCTTATTGGAAGTACTTGTTATTGCTCCAAGTTTTGAGCAAATTGAAAAACTCACAGCTTTGATTGCAGCACCTAACCGTTCGCAAACCGATCCATTTCCCGGTGGTGCGATCGCTCGAGTTCAAGATGATTGGATTATGTTCGAGTAA
- a CDS encoding type II toxin-antitoxin system RelE family toxin produces MWTIEWDDNARKELRKLDYTVQEQILSYLEKRIATEEDPRRFGEGLSADKVGLWRYRIGNYRVVCQIEDQKLVVLVVRVGHRRNVYDN; encoded by the coding sequence TTGTGGACGATTGAGTGGGACGATAACGCACGTAAGGAGTTGCGAAAGCTCGATTACACCGTGCAAGAGCAGATTTTATCTTATCTTGAAAAAAGAATTGCAACGGAAGAAGACCCTCGACGTTTTGGCGAAGGGCTCTCAGCAGACAAAGTGGGATTATGGCGTTACCGTATAGGGAATTATCGTGTGGTGTGCCAGATTGAAGACCAAAAATTGGTGGTGCTAGTGGTGAGAGTAGGACACCGCCGGAATGTCTACGATAATTAG